From Bacillota bacterium:
TCTCAAATAAATCCGCGTTTCTCAACGCATTGGCGTGAATGGTCGGGAAATCCGAGAAACGATCTGCTTTGCTGCGCCATGCGGCCGCTTGTTCCTCGAAATAGGAAAGCTGATCTCTGTCCGGGATAAAATGTCGGCACTCAAGGCAATCCCACATATCGCTTTTGCAGCCGGTAACGTCGCCGCAGATGCCTCCCGGAACCTTATGGGCCCGGAGGTTTTTAAGCAGCCGCTTTTCAAGCATTTCCTCCATATGGAGGATTCGTCCGCCGAATAGGATATATGGATTATCCGGCGGCTTTGGCTCATTCAAAACATACCGCTGCTTTTGCAGGATGGTCTTAGGCTTTAAATCCAGATGGGAATAAGCGTTCCATATCATGGCGTTTCCATGGTGGCCCGTCATGTCGGCAATCTGTTCCAGCGTGAAGCCTGCTTCCAGCCGGTCGGTAATTCCGTTGTGGCGGAATTGATGGGATGTCAGGTTGTAGACCTTCCCATTTTCATCCCGGACACCATACTGCTCACAAATTCTTTTGAAATGGTAGTCCACAACGGCAGGATAGACACTTTGAACCCTGCCCGGCTGAGAAGCCGTACCGTTTTTGTAATGAAGCACCCGCCGATAGGTAAAAAGACAACCGCGTTTGTTTTCAGGCAAATGCTCCTGCAATTCTGCCGCCGCTGCCTGCTGTGCCCGAAGCAAATCAAGAAGATATCCGGCAATCCCCGTATCCTCAATGTGGACAGAACGCAGGACCGGCTCCATATTTCCGCCGTTTTGCTTCCATGTTGGAATAAAGAGAACAAAATTCCCATTGTACGGCTTTATGCAGTCGATTGACATAGCCAGTACCTCGGATATCCGGGACGGAATGA
This genomic window contains:
- a CDS encoding site-specific integrase; this translates as MNLPQYKYTENYDEQQKSRYLALLPQLGSNIHFDEDTWVCDKRMRSAAEPKNYMNLYFSAVPSAYKELVKYYSLLRLLHGDTVRTVRSRIARLVPFLKFLTEACLAPLLSDCDIRTASRLKEHLDASSLADSTIRDIWREAGSLFRMMNGFDGVSCKNPFVRNPYARNEKLDSKYIPDKVAEKLDGIFRRKEIDLHIRCVYWLLRLIPSRISEVLAMSIDCIKPYNGNFVLFIPTWKQNGGNMEPVLRSVHIEDTGIAGYLLDLLRAQQAAAAELQEHLPENKRGCLFTYRRVLHYKNGTASQPGRVQSVYPAVVDYHFKRICEQYGVRDENGKVYNLTSHQFRHNGITDRLEAGFTLEQIADMTGHHGNAMIWNAYSHLDLKPKTILQKQRYVLNEPKPPDNPYILFGGRILHMEEMLEKRLLKNLRAHKVPGGICGDVTGCKSDMWDCLECRHFIPDRDQLSYFEEQAAAWRSKADRFSDFPTIHANALRNADLFERIAAKLLGGEKDE